GTAATGAGAGGAACATCTTTTTCTTTGTACCGAGAATTCCTATCGTTCCATTCTAGTCTGGCTGAAGCGACATTTAACGCGCTATGGCCAGCATAAGTGCAGGCCCCCAACCGAAAGAATAGGGGGGCTTTGTCCTGCGACAGCAGAGCAATAACATTTAGCGATGTATTAGCAGCAAAATGACCACTGGTTCTTGAACTGCTAACCTATGACCGTCTGAAAATGAAGGGTAAAGCGTTGCAATGACGAACACAATGTACAGTGTTCTTTTCTTGTGTTCTGGTAACTCGGCACAAATCATCTTTGCGGAGGTATTAATGAACCTGCATAGTGACGGCATTTTTCAAGCATTCAGTGCCGGTTCTAATCCGGCCAGTTCGCCTCACCCCATGACACTCAGCATACTAAAAGGTCAGGGGGCAATACTGATACTTTACAGAGTGTAACATATGCAGGATTTTCAGCATTCGAGTGGTCCGCGTATTGATTTTATCTTTACATATTGTAGAAAAATGTCAGGCGAGGATTGTCTCGTGTTTCCTGGTGGAGCAATAAATCAAGGGCTCCAACTTTAGTTGAAGGTGATGATAAAGATAATTAATACGCCTTTGTTGGTATCGAATAGAAGATAATTACTCGCATCCGAGTTTTTAATCCTTTCACTTTATAAAATTGATAGTCTTTCATTACAAAATCAAATTCAACTAATGTGGGACACTGAATCTGAGGGCAGTTATGTATCCAATAGTAAAAATACTAGGAGTGTGTTTTGAAAATTAATGCAATTGCTCTGATTATATCTACCGTAGTTGGTATTTTATCAACTAGGATATTGTTCACATTCCATGATAATATGTTAGGAAAAACTGCATTATTTGATACCGACATGTATGTAATATTGTTAATAGGTGCGCTTATTCAATATTTAGTATACTACTACCTTAAAAAGGTGATCAAATAACACTCTGTGTAACTATATGTTTTTGAGATGTTAAAATTCTATTCTTTGTCTTTTTTCCTTAACTGAAAGGTAAAAGGATTAAATCATATTTAAAGTCAAACAGGTTTGTTTGGAATGTTTAGCAGGTAAAGAATTCACCAATATTTTTCAGGAGCTAAAAAAGTAAATGAGTAAGCAATATCACGCCCTAATACCTGGGCATATCTACTGCGGTGGTGTAAATGATATCCAGCAAATGGTAGATGAAGATGGGATCGAAGTGGTGGTTGATTTACGTGCTGAATCGACGGGTTGTGCTGCACATCAACCAGAGGTGCAATGGGTGCATATATCATTAAGTGATCATGCTGAAGAGCCTGAGGAGCAACTGTTTCATAAAGCGATTTTTGCTGTAGTAGATGCCTATCAAAAGGGGAAAAAGGTTGCATTTCATTGTGGTGCAGGCAGGGGGCGAACAGGAACTGTAGCAGCAGGAGTTTTACTGGAATTGAAGATCTGCAAATCTTTACCAGAGGCCGTAGAACTGGCCAAATCAAAACGTCCAGTATTGAATATTAAACCAATTCAATATGAGGCATTAACTCTCCTCTATCCTGCCTGACTAAATTATGAATCGCTACCGAATACTAGGTAATGTGCCAGCCAGGTAAGCACTGAGAGCCAGATTAATATTTTAGTCTGGCTCTATTTCTGAAAATATCTATGTAGTTACATTTTGATTCAAGAATCAATCGATAGTAAATAATCAAGTCCTGATAAACACTCCTCCAGACATTCAGCTACAACTTTAATATAAGGATCAGTTTGGCTGCCTAATAAATGAGTATACCCTTTCAGACCAGGTAAGTGAGCACATATAAATCCCTTTAAAATGCTCCAGGTATCGGGGGTGTTTAAATTTTCATTTGTCAGCACACAACTTATAAAAAGCAATTCCACACCAAAATGGTCACCAGGAACATGTTTATGTACCATCGGCAATTTGATGTTAAGCATAGAGGGAGCAAAATTGAATTTTTGATAGAAGTCTTCTTCTTCTGCTCCCCCATCAAAGCTTGCTGCAGGAAATTGCCAGATGTCTCCATGACGTAAGCCATTACTGAATACATGATTATAGGGCGGACAAAACAAACCAGATTGTGGGAAGCAGAAATAGTCATAAAACGCCTGCTGACATTCTTTAATCGCAAGGTTTTGCCCTGTACATTGCTTTATCCAGTCAATAAGCTCTTGTTCAGGGCTTTTGAGTAGTAAGGATCCAGCAATATCACAGGTTCTTCTCAACTCTTCCACTTCACACATACTTGCCCCCTACGCTTTGATAATTTTAGCTCGTGTATTAAAGAAACTGCTACTGCCACCAATTGGATCCATAAGCGGCATCCCCCATACATCTGGATCCAGTCGCATAATTGGATTTAAATTTATCCCCGCAGCCCGGATTTTACTGCCTTTAATTCGCTTCCCACCAATATCAATATCAGTTGCTCCGTAGCCCCAATGGCCATAGCCAACGATAAAGCTGATCACTCCGGGTGCAACACCATCTCTGAGCTTTACTTCACAACGCCTGCGCCCTTCAACAGTTTCGACCCATACACTATCACCGGTTTTCAAACCAAGAGCTTTCCCATCCTCGGTATTAATTTCAGCCCAGTTTGTCGGCTGTATCTCTCGGATAAAACTGTTGGAAGACAATCGGGACTGGGTCTGAAGTGCACTTTTTCGGGTCAATATTGTAAAATCCATACCTTTGCCCTGATCGAGCTCATCCACTTTTTTCCCCATCATAGTGAGGGATGGTTGCCAAAGTGCAGTTCCTGAAAAACGTTCACCGGTAAAACTATTTAGACCCTGAGCAATTTTTTCATTGTACATTCTGATACGGTTATTGAATTGATTTTTCAATTGCGTACCATTCCGTCTGGTAGTCACTGGCTCAAAACGACCACCGCGTGACATTAAAAATAGTACTTTTCTCCATTCATCAGACTTAAGGCTACTGGAATATTTCTTCTGGTAATCTTCAAGACCGGCAATTTTTATATCATCCTCAGTAGCATCTGATACTGGTGTTCCACTATAAGCAACGTTTGCAGTACCTTTCAGATAGTAATCCTCCATTTTTTCGAGAGGCCATAGAGTTCCATTACTGTCAGGAATAGCATTTTTCCCAAACCCAGCCATGTTTAATTTCGAAGCTATATCAATAAAGAAAGTCTCAAGACAAAAATGTTGTCCCGCCTGATTCTTTCCAGTCAACGGCTCGATAACGGGATAACGTACAGCAGTCCCCTTGACCATTGTTGCTTCCAGCATCGGATGCTGGACATAACGCTCCAGATATGTAATGTCAGGGATAATATAATCTGCATACATGCTGGTATCACTAACGACAATATCACTGGCAATAATTAATGGTATTTTTGTTGGGTCACAAATCCCTCGAATAATATCTTCTTTACCCATGCCTGGAGCGCTGTATAAAGGTGTACACATATGCCACAAGAGAATGTCGGCTGTATACGGATAACCTTCCAGTGCTGAAGGCAAGATATCACTGAAAATATCTTTAGTGAAAGGGAACCACGGCCTTTTAGCTGGGTAGGGGGGTTCGCCACGAGCAACCTTTGTCTTAAATTCAGTAGAGTCTTCATAACGAAAACCATCTTCACGTGTAATTTTTATACCAAATTGAGCTGGCACCAAAGAAGGAATAGCAGTCAGGTCATATACTCCTTTGTCATAAGGGAATCCACCTCCCCCGAGGGAACCACCACCACTCCAGTTCAAATTACCGATTAAGACGTTCAACTGATTTATTGCAAAACCTGTATAGTAACCGTTCGGGTGCTGTGCAATTCCACGATAAAACTCTGTGGATGCTTTCCGACCATGTTTAGTGAACTCATCAGCTAAATTGACAATATCGTCAACGCGAACACCACTGATATCGGCATAATACTCTAGAGAATAATCACTCGCTGATGTCTTTAATAAATGAAATGCTGTAGCAACTCCTATACCATTAACATTTCCGCTATAGTCCAGCATTGCTTTAACACATTTTTCCGCTAATTCCGGAATGCCAGAGAGATTAATTACGACACTGTCTTTACTGTCCCTCAAGGCAGCTTCACTAGATGTAATAAATTTCCCAAAATTAGGGTGTGTTTCATCGGTAATAATCAGGTAACTGGCATCCGTGAAACAAGTTTCACCTGCATTTTTGGCAGAAGATTGATTTGGATAACTTAAAAAATCCGTATTATGGCGATTATGTTCTATGATCCAGCTTATCATTCCCATTGCGATAGCACCATCTGTGCCTGGTCGCGGAGCAAGCCAGAACATATTTGGGTCATCCGTTATAGTTCGGGGTAATACTGGATCAATAACAGCAATTTTGCAGCCCTTTGAACGCGCCTCTGCTGAGTATTTCCCTAATGTCTGCATAGGGAAATTAGCTTCTCCAGGCGCGGTTCCCCAATACAAAACAAACTCTGACTCACAAAGATCTGCTTTAAAATTATTATGCCCAGTATATACAGCACTCGTAGCAATGTGATGGCTTAATTCGCATATATTGGTGTGTTCGTAATTATTAACAGTGCCAAAGGATTTCGCGAAGCGCGTCTGAAAATCTTTACGCGTTTTAACAATACGTCCGCTTTGTATAACAAGCTTATTAGATACTCGCCCTAAGTCATGATTGTTATCATCAATCCATTCATCACGTTTTTCGTATAATGCCCGGAATCCTTTTATCTCAAGGTTTTGACTAGCCTCATCACCTGTATCAGCGAAAATCTTTCCACCATTGACCACTTCATCGATCAGTTTTTCCCACTCAATAGGTACCCATTTATTACTTCCTCTCGGGCCAGAGCGTTTCAGGGGAACTGTCAGTCGATATGGGTCGTAAGCTGTTTGTAGACCCGCGTTCCCTCGGGCACACAGTGTACCAGGGGTATTGGCTGTGTCCACCACCGGGATATTCATATCCTTATAGTCAATCAATGTGTTCGGATGATATGGATTACCCTGTAAGCGTTCCAGTTTTCCGGTTTTACGATTCACTTTGGCTCTCAGTCCACACTCTCCATGACACTGAAGACATACAGAATGACGTACCATATAATTGGGATTTATAACATGCTGGCCAGTTTCTTTATCAAGCAACCATTCGGGTTCAGTTGACTGACCATAAAAGGTTGATTTTGCTTGCTCTCCTGCATCTGAGAATGTACCTGCACGGTAAAATACTTTGCCATAAATACTGGCACCAACACCTACACCTAGCGCGGCACAACCTGTAAGAAAATGACGTCTGTTCATTTAATTTCTCCTCCTGTCTGTGCCGGATATTTGTGTTGGAAATTCTCATAAAGCAATATGACTAAAGCAAGAATACCTGCCATAAAAAATATACTACCAACAGAATATAAATATTCTTTTGGTTCGGGGTGATAAGTAAAGACTCCGGCACTGCTACGACTTGTTCCCTGCCCCCCAACCAACAAAAGAAAACGAATACCCCAGGCAGAGATAGCAGATAGAATAATGATAATTGTGTAGTGGAGTTTATTTTTAGATTTAATTACAGAAATCATAACGCAAGCTAAAACTAACGCTCCCACAGTAATTATCTGCGTTGCTAAATAGTTAGAATCAAGTAAACCAAAGGAGGCGCTAATAGTTTCTCCCGCAAAGACATGCCCCCACCAGGTGAATAGCAATAAGATAAACATAGTAATAAGCATCACACCAAGCCCGCAATAAGATGAAATTACTGCCGGTTGTTCATTACTATGTTTAGAAACTAAACTGTAGGCTATAAATCCAGTATAAAGTCCACTAAGTAACATTAAGACGGCAGACAGTGGTGTATTCCAGAGTACAATACCATGCTCATTAGTCATGAATATTCCAGAGTACATCCCTAAAAATATCCCAGTTCCTATAAGAAGGATTTTCGTTAATTTATCAACAAAAACAGACAGCTTTAATGGCGTGAGTTGCAGGATTAGTAGTAGGCAAAACAGGGGTAAAATCAGTACGCCATATTTTATTATTGAACCGTACCAGTGTTCCCAACCATATATAAACCCATAAATTAACCGGCCGGG
Above is a genomic segment from Citrobacter arsenatis containing:
- a CDS encoding protein-tyrosine phosphatase family protein, with amino-acid sequence MSKQYHALIPGHIYCGGVNDIQQMVDEDGIEVVVDLRAESTGCAAHQPEVQWVHISLSDHAEEPEEQLFHKAIFAVVDAYQKGKKVAFHCGAGRGRTGTVAAGVLLELKICKSLPEAVELAKSKRPVLNIKPIQYEALTLLYPA
- a CDS encoding molybdopterin-dependent oxidoreductase, with the protein product MNRRHFLTGCAALGVGVGASIYGKVFYRAGTFSDAGEQAKSTFYGQSTEPEWLLDKETGQHVINPNYMVRHSVCLQCHGECGLRAKVNRKTGKLERLQGNPYHPNTLIDYKDMNIPVVDTANTPGTLCARGNAGLQTAYDPYRLTVPLKRSGPRGSNKWVPIEWEKLIDEVVNGGKIFADTGDEASQNLEIKGFRALYEKRDEWIDDNNHDLGRVSNKLVIQSGRIVKTRKDFQTRFAKSFGTVNNYEHTNICELSHHIATSAVYTGHNNFKADLCESEFVLYWGTAPGEANFPMQTLGKYSAEARSKGCKIAVIDPVLPRTITDDPNMFWLAPRPGTDGAIAMGMISWIIEHNRHNTDFLSYPNQSSAKNAGETCFTDASYLIITDETHPNFGKFITSSEAALRDSKDSVVINLSGIPELAEKCVKAMLDYSGNVNGIGVATAFHLLKTSASDYSLEYYADISGVRVDDIVNLADEFTKHGRKASTEFYRGIAQHPNGYYTGFAINQLNVLIGNLNWSGGGSLGGGGFPYDKGVYDLTAIPSLVPAQFGIKITREDGFRYEDSTEFKTKVARGEPPYPAKRPWFPFTKDIFSDILPSALEGYPYTADILLWHMCTPLYSAPGMGKEDIIRGICDPTKIPLIIASDIVVSDTSMYADYIIPDITYLERYVQHPMLEATMVKGTAVRYPVIEPLTGKNQAGQHFCLETFFIDIASKLNMAGFGKNAIPDSNGTLWPLEKMEDYYLKGTANVAYSGTPVSDATEDDIKIAGLEDYQKKYSSSLKSDEWRKVLFLMSRGGRFEPVTTRRNGTQLKNQFNNRIRMYNEKIAQGLNSFTGERFSGTALWQPSLTMMGKKVDELDQGKGMDFTILTRKSALQTQSRLSSNSFIREIQPTNWAEINTEDGKALGLKTGDSVWVETVEGRRRCEVKLRDGVAPGVISFIVGYGHWGYGATDIDIGGKRIKGSKIRAAGINLNPIMRLDPDVWGMPLMDPIGGSSSFFNTRAKIIKA